In Acidobacteriota bacterium, the genomic stretch TCAGCATTGATTCAGCGGGGCGTTACCTGTTTTTAGTCGGGATGCGGTCCCATCAGATGTCGGGTTACCAGATTGATGCTGTCACGGGAAAGCTGACTAAGCTCAAGGAATATGCGCTGGGCAAGATTCCCAACTGGGTCGAAATCGTGGACCTTCCACGAAAGTGAAAAGTGAAAAACTTATGAACACGCTTTCTCAAAATGAATTACGCGATACGACACGCCGTCATTTCTTCGGGCAATGCGCGGTCGGACTGGGTTCCATTGCGCTCAACTGTTTGCTCTCGAACGAGGGCTTGAGCGCGCCGCAGCACCCAACCATTGATTCAAGCAAGCCGATGGCGCCACGCAAACCGCCGCTGCCAGCCAAAGCCAAGCGGGTGATTTATCTGTTTATGGCGGGCGCGCCTTCGCAACTGGAATTGTTTTCCGACAAGCCGAAGCTGCGGGAATTGACGGGACAACCGCCGCCGCCGAGTTTGATGAAAGGCAAACGTTTTGCCTTTCTCAAAGGCAACGAAACACTGCTGGGGACGAAGCGCAAGTTTGCGCAATACGGGCAAAGCGGGATGACACTCAGCGAATTGCTGCCGCATCATCGCCAGATCGTAGACGAGGTTTGCTGGTTGCGCGGGATGTCCACCGATGTCTTCAATCACGGCCCGGCGAAGCTGTTTATGAACACGGGCTTTCAAATCCCCGGTCGCCCCGCGTTCGGTGCGTGGGCGACATACGGGCTTGGCAGTGAATCGAAAGACCTGCCTGGCTTCGTCGTATTGCAAAGCGGGCGGCGTGGCCCGCGCGGCGGTGCGACGTTGTGGAGCAGCGGCTTTTTGCCGACTTCGTTTCAAGGCGTGCCCTTTCGCGGACAGGGCGATCCGATTCTCAACCTGCAAAGTCCGGCGGGACTCGGACGCGAGCAGGAACGCGATTTTTACGACACGGTCGGCGCGTTGAATAAAGCACGGCACGAGCAAACCGGTGACCCTGAAATCCTGACGCGGCTGAACGCTTATGAAATGGCCTTTCGCATGCAAACGAGCGCGCCGGAATTGATGGATTTGAGCCAGGAATCGGCGGCGACGCTGGCGCTCTATGGCGTGAAGCCGGGCGAGTCGGGCTTTGCGGCGAATGCGTTGCTGGCGCGGCGCATGATCGAACGCGGCGTGCGTTTCGTGCAGTTGTATCACACCGATTGGGATCATCACGGCGAACGCGGCAACAACCTTGATGGCGACCTCGAAGCCCGTTGCCGCGAGGTTGACCAAGCCAGTGCCGCGCTCGTGCTCGACCTGAAACAACGCGGCCTGTTGGAAGACACCATCGTCGTTTGGGGTGGCGAATTCGGGCGCACGCCAATGGGCGAAGTACGCGAGACGACCGGGCGCGATCATCACATCGAAGGCTTCACGCTGTGGGTGGCGGGCGGCGGTTTCAAACCCGGCTATTTGCACGGCGAAACCGATGAACTCGGCTTTGGCGTGGTTGACGGCGGCACCCACGTACACGATTTGCACGCCACGTTGCTATATCAACTTGGCTTCGATCACGAAAAGCTGACTTATCGGTTT encodes the following:
- a CDS encoding DUF1501 domain-containing protein; the encoded protein is MNTLSQNELRDTTRRHFFGQCAVGLGSIALNCLLSNEGLSAPQHPTIDSSKPMAPRKPPLPAKAKRVIYLFMAGAPSQLELFSDKPKLRELTGQPPPPSLMKGKRFAFLKGNETLLGTKRKFAQYGQSGMTLSELLPHHRQIVDEVCWLRGMSTDVFNHGPAKLFMNTGFQIPGRPAFGAWATYGLGSESKDLPGFVVLQSGRRGPRGGATLWSSGFLPTSFQGVPFRGQGDPILNLQSPAGLGREQERDFYDTVGALNKARHEQTGDPEILTRLNAYEMAFRMQTSAPELMDLSQESAATLALYGVKPGESGFAANALLARRMIERGVRFVQLYHTDWDHHGERGNNLDGDLEARCREVDQASAALVLDLKQRGLLEDTIVVWGGEFGRTPMGEVRETTGRDHHIEGFTLWVAGGGFKPGYLHGETDELGFGVVDGGTHVHDLHATLLYQLGFDHEKLTYRFQGRDFRLTDVHGKVIMDVLA